A region from the Hippopotamus amphibius kiboko isolate mHipAmp2 chromosome 15, mHipAmp2.hap2, whole genome shotgun sequence genome encodes:
- the HNRNPH1 gene encoding heterogeneous nuclear ribonucleoprotein H isoform X7 has product MMLGTEGGEGFVVKVRGLPWSCSADEVQRFFSDCKIQNGAQGIRFIYTREGRPSGEAFVELESEDEVKLALKKDRETMGHRYVEVFKSNNVEMDWVLKHTGPNSPDTANDGFVRLRGLPFGCSKEEIVQFFSGLEIVPNGITLPVDFQGRSTGEAFVQFASQEIAEKALKKHKERIGHRYIEIFKSSRAEVRTHYDPPRKLMAMQRPGPYDRPGAGRGYNSIGRGAGFERMRRGAYGGGYGGYDDYNGYNDGYGFGSDRFGRGMSDHRYGDGGSTFQSTTGHCVHMRGLPYRATENDIYNFFSPLNPVRVHIEIGPDGRVTGEADVEFATHEDAVAAMSKDKANMQHRYVELFLNSTAGASGGAYEHRYVELFLNSTAGASGGAYGSQMMGGMGLSNQSSYGGPASQQLSGGYGGGYGGQSSMSGYDQVLQENSSDFQSNIA; this is encoded by the exons ATGATGCTGGGCACCGAAGGCGGTGAGGGGTTCGTGGTGAAGGTCCGGGGCTTGCCCTGGTCCTGCTCGGCCGACGAAGTGCAGCGCTTTTTTTCCG ACTGCAAAATTCAAAATGGGGCTCAAGGTATTCGTTTCATCTACACCAGAGAAGGCAGACCGAGTGGCGAGGCTTTTGTTGAACTTGAATCAGAAGATGAAGTCAAATTGGCCctgaaaaaagacagagaaactaTGGGACACAGATATGTTGAAG TATTCAAGTCAAACAACGTTGAAATGGATTGGGTGTTGAAGCATACTGGTCCAAATAGTCCTGACACGGCCAATGATGGCTTTGTACGGCTTAGAGGACTCCCCTTTGGATGTAGCAAGGAAGAAATTGTTCAGTTCTTCTCAG GGTTGGAAATCGTGCCAAATGGGATAACATTGCCGGTGGACTTCCAGGGGAGGAGTACGGGGGAGGCCTTCGTGCAGTTTGCTTCACAGGAAATAGCTGAAAAGGCTctaaagaaacacaaggaaagaatAGGGCACAG GTATATCGAAATCTTTAAGAGCAGTCGAGCTGAAGTTAGAACCCACTATGATCCACCACGAAAACTTATGGCCATGCAGCGACCAGGTCCCTATGACAGGCCTGGGGCTGGCAGAGGGTATAACAGCATTGGAAGAGGAGCTGGCTTTGAAAGGATGAGGCGTGGTGCTTATGGTGGAG GTTATGGAGGCTATGATGATTATAATGGCTATAATGATGGCTATGGATTTGGGTCAGATAGATTTGGAAGAG GAATGTCAGATCACAGATACGGGGATGGTGGCTCTACTTTCCAGAGCACAACAGGACACTGTGTACACATGCGGGGATTACCTTACAGAGCTACTGAGAATGACATTTATAAT TTTTTTTCACCACTCAACCCTGTGAGAGTACATATTGAAATTGGTCCTGATGGCAGAGTAACTGGTGAAGCAGATGTCGAGTTTGCAACTCATGAAGATGCTGTGGCAGCTATGTCAAAAGACAAAGCAAATATGC aacACAGATATGTAGAACTCTTCTTGAATTCTACAGCAGGAGCAAGCGGTGGTGCTTACG aACACAGATATGTAGAACTCTTCTTGAATTCTACAGCAGGAGCAAGCGGTGGTGCTTATGGTAGCCAAATGATGGGAGGCATGGGCTTGT CAAACCAGTCCAGTTATGGTGGCCCAGCCAGCCAGCAGCTGAGTGGTGGTTATGGAGGCGGCTATGGTGGCCAGAGCAGCATGAGTGGATATG ACCAAGTTTTACAGGAAAACTCCAGTGATTTTCAATCAAACATTGCatag
- the HNRNPH1 gene encoding heterogeneous nuclear ribonucleoprotein H isoform X11 gives MMLGTEGGEGFVVKVRGLPWSCSADEVQRFFSDCKIQNGAQGIRFIYTREGRPSGEAFVELESEDEVKLALKKDRETMGHRYVEVFKSNNVEMDWVLKHTGPNSPDTANDGFVRLRGLPFGCSKEEIVQFFSGMSDHRYGDGGSTFQSTTGHCVHMRGLPYRATENDIYNFFSPLNPVRVHIEIGPDGRVTGEADVEFATHEDAVAAMSKDKANMQHRYVELFLNSTAGASGGAYEHRYVELFLNSTAGASGGAYGSQMMGGMGLSNQSSYGGPASQQLSGGYGGGYGGQSSMSGYDQVLQENSSDFQSNIA, from the exons ATGATGCTGGGCACCGAAGGCGGTGAGGGGTTCGTGGTGAAGGTCCGGGGCTTGCCCTGGTCCTGCTCGGCCGACGAAGTGCAGCGCTTTTTTTCCG ACTGCAAAATTCAAAATGGGGCTCAAGGTATTCGTTTCATCTACACCAGAGAAGGCAGACCGAGTGGCGAGGCTTTTGTTGAACTTGAATCAGAAGATGAAGTCAAATTGGCCctgaaaaaagacagagaaactaTGGGACACAGATATGTTGAAG TATTCAAGTCAAACAACGTTGAAATGGATTGGGTGTTGAAGCATACTGGTCCAAATAGTCCTGACACGGCCAATGATGGCTTTGTACGGCTTAGAGGACTCCCCTTTGGATGTAGCAAGGAAGAAATTGTTCAGTTCTTCTCAG GAATGTCAGATCACAGATACGGGGATGGTGGCTCTACTTTCCAGAGCACAACAGGACACTGTGTACACATGCGGGGATTACCTTACAGAGCTACTGAGAATGACATTTATAAT TTTTTTTCACCACTCAACCCTGTGAGAGTACATATTGAAATTGGTCCTGATGGCAGAGTAACTGGTGAAGCAGATGTCGAGTTTGCAACTCATGAAGATGCTGTGGCAGCTATGTCAAAAGACAAAGCAAATATGC aacACAGATATGTAGAACTCTTCTTGAATTCTACAGCAGGAGCAAGCGGTGGTGCTTACG aACACAGATATGTAGAACTCTTCTTGAATTCTACAGCAGGAGCAAGCGGTGGTGCTTATGGTAGCCAAATGATGGGAGGCATGGGCTTGT CAAACCAGTCCAGTTATGGTGGCCCAGCCAGCCAGCAGCTGAGTGGTGGTTATGGAGGCGGCTATGGTGGCCAGAGCAGCATGAGTGGATATG ACCAAGTTTTACAGGAAAACTCCAGTGATTTTCAATCAAACATTGCatag
- the HNRNPH1 gene encoding heterogeneous nuclear ribonucleoprotein H isoform X10 — MMLGTEGGEGFVVKVRGLPWSCSADEVQRFFSDCKIQNGAQGIRFIYTREGRPSGEAFVELESEDEVKLALKKDRETMGHRYVEVFKSNNVEMDWVLKHTGPNSPDTANDGFVRLRGLPFGCSKEEIVQFFSGLEIVPNGITLPVDFQGRSTGEAFVQFASQEIAEKALKKHKERIGHRYIEIFKSSRAEVRTHYDPPRKLMAMQRPGPYDRPGAGRGYNSIGRGAGFERMRRGAYGGGYGGYDDYNGYNDGYGFGSDRFGRGMSDHRYGDGGSTFQSTTGHCVHMRGLPYRATENDIYNFFSPLNPVRVHIEIGPDGRVTGEADVEFATHEDAVAAMSKDKANMQHRYVELFLNSTAGASGGAYGSQMLGGMGLSNQSSYGGPASQQLSGGYGGGYGGQSSMSGYDQVLQENSSDFQSNIA, encoded by the exons ATGATGCTGGGCACCGAAGGCGGTGAGGGGTTCGTGGTGAAGGTCCGGGGCTTGCCCTGGTCCTGCTCGGCCGACGAAGTGCAGCGCTTTTTTTCCG ACTGCAAAATTCAAAATGGGGCTCAAGGTATTCGTTTCATCTACACCAGAGAAGGCAGACCGAGTGGCGAGGCTTTTGTTGAACTTGAATCAGAAGATGAAGTCAAATTGGCCctgaaaaaagacagagaaactaTGGGACACAGATATGTTGAAG TATTCAAGTCAAACAACGTTGAAATGGATTGGGTGTTGAAGCATACTGGTCCAAATAGTCCTGACACGGCCAATGATGGCTTTGTACGGCTTAGAGGACTCCCCTTTGGATGTAGCAAGGAAGAAATTGTTCAGTTCTTCTCAG GGTTGGAAATCGTGCCAAATGGGATAACATTGCCGGTGGACTTCCAGGGGAGGAGTACGGGGGAGGCCTTCGTGCAGTTTGCTTCACAGGAAATAGCTGAAAAGGCTctaaagaaacacaaggaaagaatAGGGCACAG GTATATCGAAATCTTTAAGAGCAGTCGAGCTGAAGTTAGAACCCACTATGATCCACCACGAAAACTTATGGCCATGCAGCGACCAGGTCCCTATGACAGGCCTGGGGCTGGCAGAGGGTATAACAGCATTGGAAGAGGAGCTGGCTTTGAAAGGATGAGGCGTGGTGCTTATGGTGGAG GTTATGGAGGCTATGATGATTATAATGGCTATAATGATGGCTATGGATTTGGGTCAGATAGATTTGGAAGAG GAATGTCAGATCACAGATACGGGGATGGTGGCTCTACTTTCCAGAGCACAACAGGACACTGTGTACACATGCGGGGATTACCTTACAGAGCTACTGAGAATGACATTTATAAT TTTTTTTCACCACTCAACCCTGTGAGAGTACATATTGAAATTGGTCCTGATGGCAGAGTAACTGGTGAAGCAGATGTCGAGTTTGCAACTCATGAAGATGCTGTGGCAGCTATGTCAAAAGACAAAGCAAATATGC aacACAGATATGTAGAACTCTTCTTGAATTCTACAGCAGGAGCAAGCGGTGGTGCTTACGGTAGCCAAATGCTAGGAGGCATGGGTTTGT CAAACCAGTCCAGTTATGGTGGCCCAGCCAGCCAGCAGCTGAGTGGTGGTTATGGAGGCGGCTATGGTGGCCAGAGCAGCATGAGTGGATATG ACCAAGTTTTACAGGAAAACTCCAGTGATTTTCAATCAAACATTGCatag
- the HNRNPH1 gene encoding heterogeneous nuclear ribonucleoprotein H isoform X8: MMLGTEGGEGFVVKVRGLPWSCSADEVQRFFSDCKIQNGAQGIRFIYTREGRPSGEAFVELESEDEVKLALKKDRETMGHRYVEVFKSNNVEMDWVLKHTGPNSPDTANDGFVRLRGLPFGCSKEEIVQFFSGLEIVPNGITLPVDFQGRSTGEAFVQFASQEIAEKALKKHKERIGHRYIEIFKSSRAEVRTHYDPPRKLMAMQRPGPYDRPGAGRGYNSIGRGAGFERMRRGAYGGGYGGYDDYNGYNDGYGFGSDRFGRDLNYCFSGMSDHRYGDGGSTFQSTTGHCVHMRGLPYRATENDIYNFFSPLNPVRVHIEIGPDGRVTGEADVEFATHEDAVAAMSKDKANMQHRYVELFLNSTAGASGGAYEHRYVELFLNSTAGASGGAYANQSSYGGPASQQLSGGYGGGYGGQSSMSGYDQVLQENSSDFQSNIA; encoded by the exons ATGATGCTGGGCACCGAAGGCGGTGAGGGGTTCGTGGTGAAGGTCCGGGGCTTGCCCTGGTCCTGCTCGGCCGACGAAGTGCAGCGCTTTTTTTCCG ACTGCAAAATTCAAAATGGGGCTCAAGGTATTCGTTTCATCTACACCAGAGAAGGCAGACCGAGTGGCGAGGCTTTTGTTGAACTTGAATCAGAAGATGAAGTCAAATTGGCCctgaaaaaagacagagaaactaTGGGACACAGATATGTTGAAG TATTCAAGTCAAACAACGTTGAAATGGATTGGGTGTTGAAGCATACTGGTCCAAATAGTCCTGACACGGCCAATGATGGCTTTGTACGGCTTAGAGGACTCCCCTTTGGATGTAGCAAGGAAGAAATTGTTCAGTTCTTCTCAG GGTTGGAAATCGTGCCAAATGGGATAACATTGCCGGTGGACTTCCAGGGGAGGAGTACGGGGGAGGCCTTCGTGCAGTTTGCTTCACAGGAAATAGCTGAAAAGGCTctaaagaaacacaaggaaagaatAGGGCACAG GTATATCGAAATCTTTAAGAGCAGTCGAGCTGAAGTTAGAACCCACTATGATCCACCACGAAAACTTATGGCCATGCAGCGACCAGGTCCCTATGACAGGCCTGGGGCTGGCAGAGGGTATAACAGCATTGGAAGAGGAGCTGGCTTTGAAAGGATGAGGCGTGGTGCTTATGGTGGAG GTTATGGAGGCTATGATGATTATAATGGCTATAATGATGGCTATGGATTTGGGTCAGATAGATTTGGAAGAG ACCTCAATTATTGTTTTTCAGGAATGTCAGATCACAGATACGGGGATGGTGGCTCTACTTTCCAGAGCACAACAGGACACTGTGTACACATGCGGGGATTACCTTACAGAGCTACTGAGAATGACATTTATAAT TTTTTTTCACCACTCAACCCTGTGAGAGTACATATTGAAATTGGTCCTGATGGCAGAGTAACTGGTGAAGCAGATGTCGAGTTTGCAACTCATGAAGATGCTGTGGCAGCTATGTCAAAAGACAAAGCAAATATGC aacACAGATATGTAGAACTCTTCTTGAATTCTACAGCAGGAGCAAGCGGTGGTGCTTACG aACACAGATATGTAGAACTCTTCTTGAATTCTACAGCAGGAGCAAGCGGTGGTGCTTATG CAAACCAGTCCAGTTATGGTGGCCCAGCCAGCCAGCAGCTGAGTGGTGGTTATGGAGGCGGCTATGGTGGCCAGAGCAGCATGAGTGGATATG ACCAAGTTTTACAGGAAAACTCCAGTGATTTTCAATCAAACATTGCatag